One window of Acidobacteriota bacterium genomic DNA carries:
- a CDS encoding AAA family ATPase — protein sequence MTPEQDFIDRGDGCYRLEVPGPGIVLSVDRLARHSGELIGELTVTCDLPGAKRVNGDGALLVGSLNFSSISARETRAKLLAKRSEASDYDWYGTLEYFCQRVVIAERTGASAVLLRDMPKPSPDATWTIHGLPVLKDHPEIIFGDGGACKSLIALARAGELAQRGVSVLYADWETSAGDHRARLESLFGADMPDVRYARCEAPLTVEVDRLRRLIVAHGIQYMILDSLAYGCDGPPEAAETANAYCRAMRQLRVGATMIAHINRSENGDQKPFGSAFWHNSARSTWFAKRSEADGNASDVTVALFHRKCNTGPLLAARGLQISFRGDRISIQPSNLTESEDFAGKLPLWQRMRGTLTSGPMTLTAMSTELDAKVETIERTVRRCSKLFTRQPGADGVTRIHLVERRAS from the coding sequence ATGACGCCCGAGCAGGACTTCATCGATCGAGGCGACGGTTGCTACCGGCTCGAAGTGCCGGGGCCGGGTATCGTGCTATCGGTGGACCGTCTGGCGCGGCACTCGGGCGAACTGATCGGCGAACTGACGGTGACGTGCGACCTGCCAGGCGCGAAGCGTGTCAACGGCGACGGTGCGCTGCTGGTCGGCAGCCTCAACTTCTCATCCATCTCGGCCCGCGAGACCCGCGCGAAGTTATTGGCGAAGCGCAGTGAGGCCAGCGACTACGACTGGTACGGCACGCTTGAGTACTTCTGTCAGCGGGTCGTTATCGCCGAGCGGACAGGCGCGTCGGCGGTGCTGCTCCGCGACATGCCGAAACCCTCACCTGACGCGACCTGGACCATCCACGGGCTGCCCGTGCTCAAGGATCACCCCGAGATCATCTTCGGCGATGGCGGCGCGTGCAAGTCCCTGATTGCCCTCGCGCGGGCCGGCGAACTCGCACAGCGCGGGGTGTCGGTGCTCTATGCCGATTGGGAAACCAGCGCGGGGGATCACCGCGCCCGGCTCGAATCTCTGTTCGGTGCCGACATGCCCGACGTGCGGTACGCGCGCTGTGAGGCCCCGCTTACAGTTGAAGTGGACCGGCTCCGGCGTCTGATCGTGGCGCACGGGATTCAGTACATGATCCTCGATTCGCTCGCCTACGGGTGCGACGGACCGCCCGAGGCCGCCGAGACGGCCAACGCCTATTGTCGCGCCATGCGCCAGTTGCGCGTCGGGGCCACGATGATCGCGCACATCAACCGCAGCGAGAACGGCGACCAAAAGCCATTCGGCTCGGCCTTCTGGCACAACAGCGCGCGGAGTACATGGTTCGCCAAACGCTCCGAGGCTGACGGCAACGCCAGTGACGTGACGGTGGCGCTGTTCCATCGCAAGTGCAACACGGGACCGCTGCTGGCTGCCCGAGGGCTCCAGATTTCATTTCGGGGCGATCGCATCTCTATCCAGCCGAGCAACCTCACCGAGTCCGAGGACTTCGCCGGCAAGCTGCCGCTGTGGCAGCGGATGCGCGGCACGCTGACCAGCGGCCCGATGACTCTGACGGCGATGTCAACCGAACTTGACGCTAAGGTCGAGACGATCGAACGGACCGTCCGCCGCTGTTCGAAGCTGTTTACCCGGCAGCCGGGGGCTGACGGCGTGACCCGAATCCACTTGGTTGAAAGGCGGGCGTCGTGA
- a CDS encoding RNA-binding protein, with the protein MAVRLFLGNLPYSATETDVRAHVTSVAPPLSVVLPMDRETGRPRGFAFVDYADLAAATEVIRQLNGQPFMGRALSVSEARPREERGPRPMMGGPSSFGPRPGGPPAPGGGEPGARRERNFGPPAPPKGKRTSQGKGRGDPGPKGPIKVRGGGRVYDVDDPAVDAVPPAQYDDFATSLPDQDKVADKVADKVADEAGDE; encoded by the coding sequence GTGGCAGTCCGGTTGTTTCTTGGAAATCTCCCATACAGCGCGACAGAGACCGATGTTCGGGCTCATGTCACAAGCGTCGCGCCACCGCTGTCCGTCGTTCTGCCGATGGACCGCGAAACAGGTCGCCCTCGCGGGTTTGCGTTTGTCGACTACGCGGATCTGGCTGCGGCAACCGAGGTCATTCGCCAACTGAACGGGCAGCCGTTCATGGGACGGGCCTTGTCGGTAAGCGAGGCCCGGCCCAGGGAAGAACGGGGACCGCGCCCCATGATGGGCGGGCCCTCGAGCTTTGGCCCGAGACCCGGGGGGCCGCCCGCGCCTGGCGGGGGCGAGCCCGGGGCCCGGCGAGAGCGCAACTTCGGTCCGCCCGCGCCGCCGAAAGGCAAGCGGACGTCGCAAGGGAAAGGGCGGGGCGACCCGGGGCCGAAGGGGCCGATCAAGGTGCGTGGCGGTGGGCGGGTGTACGACGTGGACGATCCGGCCGTAGATGCCGTGCCGCCCGCTCAGTACGATGATTTCGCCACCAGCCTTCCCGACCAGGACAAAGTGGCCGACAAAGTGGCCGACAAAGTGGCCGACGAAGCGGGCGACGAATAG
- a CDS encoding site-specific integrase yields the protein MRTKITQALLDSLKPGSYDLADSEQRGLVLRVRPSGHHSWLVRLGRGRWFTIGRADVIPPLKARKLARERLGEDSGGDDPIAAKKRQAQEAKRRIALGKFITDSYAPWVRANRTSGDDTIKMLEGRFKDFLNTLLADLTPFAIEKWRNAYLKRGRSPATANRVLAALKACLAKAVEWRHLDRHPLAGLKLARVDAIGRLRYLSPDEETRLRAALAARDEERRQARVSANVWRAQRGYELWPELGMYTDVLTPLVIMLLHTGLRFGEACGLTWRDVDLTGALLTVRGETSKSSKTRYVPLNKTVADVLKAWQPDPADGYVFPGEDGGRLVDIKTAWKNLLTSVIGTPIAGFRVHDLRHTFASKLVQAGVDLNTVRELLGHADIKMTLRYAHLAPEHRAAAVAKLVAAG from the coding sequence GTGAGAACGAAGATCACCCAGGCGCTTCTTGACTCGCTCAAACCCGGTTCGTATGACCTGGCTGATAGCGAACAACGCGGATTGGTGTTGCGCGTCCGACCGAGCGGCCACCACTCGTGGCTGGTCCGGCTCGGCCGAGGACGATGGTTCACAATCGGGCGGGCCGATGTGATCCCTCCGCTGAAGGCGCGCAAGCTGGCGCGTGAACGGCTCGGCGAGGACTCTGGCGGCGATGACCCGATCGCGGCGAAGAAACGGCAGGCGCAAGAAGCCAAGCGGCGGATCGCGCTCGGGAAGTTCATCACCGACTCCTACGCGCCGTGGGTTCGTGCGAACCGCACGAGCGGCGACGACACGATCAAGATGCTCGAGGGCCGTTTTAAGGATTTCCTCAACACGTTGCTGGCCGATCTGACGCCGTTCGCGATCGAGAAGTGGCGAAATGCCTATTTGAAGCGCGGCCGGAGCCCGGCCACGGCCAACCGGGTGCTGGCGGCGTTGAAGGCCTGTCTCGCGAAGGCGGTGGAGTGGCGCCACCTTGATCGGCATCCCCTGGCGGGCCTGAAGCTCGCGAGAGTGGACGCGATCGGGCGGCTGCGCTACCTGTCACCCGATGAAGAAACGCGGCTGCGGGCGGCGCTGGCCGCGCGAGACGAGGAACGTCGTCAAGCGCGCGTCTCAGCGAACGTCTGGCGGGCACAGCGCGGGTACGAACTCTGGCCCGAACTCGGGATGTACACCGACGTGCTGACCCCACTGGTGATCATGCTTCTCCATACCGGGCTGCGATTCGGCGAAGCCTGCGGCCTGACGTGGCGTGATGTGGATCTGACCGGGGCGCTGCTCACAGTGCGCGGCGAAACGTCGAAGTCCAGCAAGACCCGATATGTCCCGCTCAATAAGACGGTGGCGGATGTACTCAAGGCGTGGCAGCCCGATCCCGCCGATGGCTACGTGTTTCCCGGCGAGGACGGCGGGCGGCTCGTAGACATCAAGACCGCATGGAAGAACCTGCTCACGAGCGTCATCGGCACACCGATTGCCGGATTCCGGGTCCATGACCTGCGGCACACGTTCGCGTCGAAGTTGGTACAGGCTGGCGTCGATCTGAACACGGTGCGCGAGCTGCTTGGGCACGCGGACATCAAGATGACGCTGCGGTACGCCCATCTGGCGCCTGAGCATCGCGCGGCCGCGGTGGCGAAGCTCGTGGCGGCGGGCTGA
- a CDS encoding peptidylprolyl isomerase yields MKRSLAVLAVVVFCATTAACGKKEAAKPPAAPARSPATTAPEGAAKPVPAQLPDVVAKVNGEDVTRAELDMAVRTLEQRARNTVPPEQRDAVYRQVLDRIIGFHLLAQEARSRKIVAAPWDVDKQLGDLKKQFPNEAAFNQMLQARGVSFDQLRKETEDTLAVNQMLQAEIEPQVKVQDADLKTFFDQNKPRFHQAESVHASHILIRADEKADVVTKTKAKAQADDLLKQLRRGAKLPDLAKKFSQDPGSAQNGGDLGFFNRGQMVAPFDQAAFALKPGQMSGVVETPFGYHIIQVLEAKPARDVGFDEVKDQIREYLATQQREQISQVFVDQLKAKGKISVLI; encoded by the coding sequence GTGAAGAGAAGCCTAGCCGTGCTCGCCGTCGTTGTTTTCTGTGCCACTACTGCCGCGTGCGGGAAGAAGGAAGCGGCCAAGCCGCCAGCCGCTCCGGCCAGATCCCCCGCCACCACCGCCCCCGAAGGCGCCGCCAAGCCTGTGCCCGCACAATTGCCGGACGTAGTCGCCAAGGTCAACGGCGAGGATGTGACCCGGGCTGAACTCGACATGGCGGTGCGCACCCTCGAGCAGCGCGCGCGCAACACCGTGCCGCCCGAGCAACGGGACGCCGTGTACCGCCAGGTGCTCGATCGCATCATCGGCTTCCACCTCCTCGCCCAGGAAGCCCGATCGCGAAAAATCGTCGCCGCCCCATGGGACGTGGACAAGCAGCTCGGCGATCTCAAGAAACAGTTCCCCAACGAGGCGGCATTCAATCAGATGCTCCAGGCGCGCGGCGTGAGCTTCGATCAGCTGCGCAAGGAGACCGAGGACACCCTGGCGGTCAACCAGATGCTGCAGGCGGAGATCGAGCCGCAGGTCAAGGTGCAGGACGCGGACCTCAAGACGTTCTTCGACCAGAACAAGCCCCGCTTCCACCAGGCGGAGTCGGTACATGCCAGCCATATCCTGATCCGCGCCGACGAGAAGGCTGACGTCGTCACCAAGACCAAGGCCAAGGCGCAGGCCGACGATCTGCTGAAGCAGCTCCGGAGGGGTGCCAAACTCCCCGACCTCGCCAAGAAGTTCTCCCAGGACCCGGGCTCCGCGCAAAACGGCGGGGACCTCGGCTTCTTCAACCGCGGCCAGATGGTAGCGCCGTTCGACCAGGCGGCCTTCGCACTGAAGCCGGGCCAGATGAGCGGTGTGGTCGAGACCCCGTTCGGCTACCACATCATTCAAGTGCTCGAGGCCAAGCCCGCGCGCGACGTCGGGTTCGACGAAGTGAAAGACCAGATTCGCGAGTACCTGGCCACTCAGCAGCGAGAACAGATAAGCCAGGTGTTCGTTGATCAGCTGAAAGCCAAGGGCAAGATTTCAGTCTTGATCTAG